The Betaproteobacteria bacterium genomic interval ACGTCATCGGGCCGGGCCACCGACAGGATGGCGTCGGGCAGATCGTTCACCTGCTCGACGAAGATCGGCTCGGTGCGGCCCTGCACGCGCACCGCACGGGCGAGCGCACGCGCGTCCGCGGCGACGATCGGCGCCTCGCCGGCCGGATACACCTCGGTCAGCAGCGCCACGTCGACGGTCGACAGCACGCGCACGAAATCCTCGAAGCAGTCGCGCGTGCGCGTGTAGCGATGCGGCTGGAAGGCGAGCACGAGCCGCCGCCCCGGGAAGGCACCGCGCACGGCGTCCAGTGTGGCCGCCATCTCCACCGGGTGGTGTCCGTAGTCGTCGATGAGCGCGAACGTCCCGCCCGCTGGCAGGGCGATGTCGCCATAGCGCTGGAAGCGCCGGCCGACGCCGCGAAATTCCTCCAGCGCCTTCACGATGGCGGCGTCCGGCGCGCCGATCTCCATGCCGACGGCAATCGCGGCGAGCGCGTTCTGGGCGTTGTGCACGCCGGGCAGGTTGAGCGTAATCGACAGATCCGGGCCCTCGCGCACGCCGCCCGGCGCGGCGTGCCGCACCACCCGAAAACGCATGCGGCCGCCTTCGTGGCGCACGTCGACGGCGCGGATCTGCGCCGCCTCGCTCAGGCCGTAGGTGGTGATCGGCTTGGTGATGATCGGCAGGATCGAGCGCACCTGCGGATCGTCCACGCACAACACCGCCATGCCGTAGAAGGGCAGGCGCTGGACGAAATCGACGAAGGCCTGGCGCAGGCGCGCGAAATCGTGGCCGTATGTCTCCATGTGATCGGCGTCGATGTTGGTCACCACCGCCAGCACCGGCTGCAGATAGAGGAACGTGGCGTCGGATTCGTCGGCCTCGGCGACGATGAATTCGCCGCGGCCGAGCTTCGCATTGCTGCCGGCGGCTTCCAGACGCCCGCCGATGACGAAGGTCGGATCCATGCCCGCCTCGCCGAGCACGCTCGCGATGAGGCTGGTCGTCGTGGTCTTGCCGTGGGTGCCGGCGATCGCGATGCCCTGCTTGAGCCGCATCAGCTCGGCCAGCATCAGCGCGCGCGGCACCACCGGAATGCGTTTGGCGCGCGCCGCGCCGACCTCGGGGTTGTCGGAGCGCACCGCAGTGGACGTCACGACGACATCGGCACGCTGCACGTGATCGGCGTCGTGACCGCGAAACACCTTGGCGCCGAGCGCGGCGAGACGGCGCGTGGTGGCCGTGTCCGCGAGATCGGAGCCGCTCACCTCGTAGCCCAGGTTGAGCAGCACCTCGGCGATCCCGCTCATGCCGACGCCGCCCATGCCGATGAAGTGGACGCGCTTGACCTTGTGCTTCATCGCGCAAGCTCCACGCAGCCGTCGGCGACCACCTGTGCTGCATCCGGCTTGGCCAGCGCGCGTGCCTTCGTTGCCATCTCCGAGAGGTGCGCGCGGTCGAGCGAGCGCAGCAGTTCCGCCAGGCGCTCCGGCGTGAGTCCGGACTGCGGCACGAGCAGCGCCGCTCCGTGTGCGGCGAGAAAGCGCGCGTTCGCCGTCTGATGATCGTCGGTGGCAAACGGGAAGGGCACGAGGACACTGGCGACACCGGCGCAGGCAAG includes:
- a CDS encoding UDP-N-acetylglucosamine--N-acetylmuramyl-(pentapeptide) pyrophosphoryl-undecaprenol N-acetylglucosamine transferase translates to LACAGVASVLVPFPFATDDHQTANARFLAAHGAALLVPQSGLTPERLAELLRSLDRAHLSEMATKARALAKPDAAQVVADGCVELAR
- a CDS encoding UDP-N-acetylmuramate--L-alanine ligase — its product is MKHKVKRVHFIGMGGVGMSGIAEVLLNLGYEVSGSDLADTATTRRLAALGAKVFRGHDADHVQRADVVVTSTAVRSDNPEVGAARAKRIPVVPRALMLAELMRLKQGIAIAGTHGKTTTTSLIASVLGEAGMDPTFVIGGRLEAAGSNAKLGRGEFIVAEADESDATFLYLQPVLAVVTNIDADHMETYGHDFARLRQAFVDFVQRLPFYGMAVLCVDDPQVRSILPIITKPITTYGLSEAAQIRAVDVRHEGGRMRFRVVRHAAPGGVREGPDLSITLNLPGVHNAQNALAAIAVGMEIGAPDAAIVKALEEFRGVGRRFQRYGDIALPAGGTFALIDDYGHHPVEMAATLDAVRGAFPGRRLVLAFQPHRYTRTRDCFEDFVRVLSTVDVALLTEVYPAGEAPIVAADARALARAVRVQGRTEPIFVEQVNDLPDAILSVARPDDVVLVMGAGSIGGVPAKIAAGGADRGGQE